One region of Microbacterium sp. M28 genomic DNA includes:
- the leuA gene encoding 2-isopropylmalate synthase, which produces MQNTQRPSSMPVHKYRPFHEQIRVDLPDRTWPDARITKAPRWCAVDLRDGNQALIDPMSPERKRVMFELLVQMGYKEIEVGFPSASQTDFDFVRQLIEEDLIPDDVTIQVLTQCREHLIARTYEAIAGAKQAIVHFYNSTSVLQREVVFRSDREGVKQIALEGARLCREFEKRIPETQVYYEYSPESYTGTELEYAVDVCNAVIEVLQPSPDRKVIINLPATVEMATPNVYADSIEWMNRHLAHRENVILSLHPHNDRGTAVAAAELGYMAGADRIEGCLFGNGERTGNVDLITLGVNLFTQGIDPQIDFSDIDQVKRTVEYCNQLPVPERSPWGGDLVFTAFSGSHQDAIKKGFEAMAARAEEQGVTVDEIEWAVPYLPIDPKDLGRSYEAVIRVNSQSGKGGVAYLLKADHSLDLPRKLQIEFSGVVQAKTDAEGGEVTSDAIWSIFSDEYLPSADIADKWGRFELLATRTASEMTGDVELNVRLRDGEEASDEVGHGNGPIAAFLEIIRSRGFDISLYDYVEHTLSTGGDAQAAAYVELQVEGDRLWGVGIDGDISTASLKAIVSAVNRSIRAREGVQELAAV; this is translated from the coding sequence ATGCAGAACACTCAGCGCCCGTCTTCGATGCCGGTCCACAAGTACCGGCCGTTCCACGAGCAGATCCGTGTCGACCTTCCGGACCGCACCTGGCCGGATGCTCGCATCACGAAAGCACCCCGGTGGTGCGCCGTCGACCTCCGTGACGGCAACCAGGCCCTCATCGATCCGATGTCGCCCGAGCGCAAGCGCGTCATGTTCGAGCTGCTCGTGCAGATGGGCTACAAGGAGATCGAGGTCGGGTTCCCGTCGGCCAGCCAGACCGACTTCGACTTCGTGCGGCAGCTGATCGAGGAGGATCTCATCCCCGATGACGTCACCATCCAGGTCCTGACGCAGTGCCGCGAGCACCTGATCGCCCGCACGTACGAGGCGATCGCCGGCGCCAAGCAGGCCATCGTGCACTTCTACAACTCCACCAGCGTGCTCCAGCGCGAGGTCGTGTTCCGTTCCGACCGCGAGGGCGTCAAGCAGATCGCGCTCGAGGGCGCACGGCTGTGCCGGGAGTTCGAGAAGCGCATCCCGGAGACGCAGGTCTACTACGAGTACTCGCCGGAGAGCTACACCGGCACGGAACTGGAATACGCGGTCGACGTCTGCAACGCCGTCATCGAAGTGCTCCAGCCGAGCCCCGACCGCAAGGTCATCATCAACCTCCCGGCGACCGTCGAGATGGCGACCCCCAACGTGTACGCCGACTCGATCGAGTGGATGAACCGCCACCTCGCGCACCGCGAGAACGTCATCCTGTCGCTGCATCCGCACAACGACCGCGGCACCGCAGTGGCAGCGGCCGAACTCGGCTACATGGCCGGTGCCGACCGCATCGAGGGGTGCCTGTTCGGGAACGGCGAGCGCACCGGCAACGTCGACCTGATCACCCTCGGTGTGAATCTGTTCACGCAGGGCATCGACCCGCAGATCGACTTCAGCGACATCGACCAGGTCAAGCGCACGGTCGAGTACTGCAACCAGCTGCCGGTGCCCGAGCGCAGCCCGTGGGGAGGCGACCTCGTGTTCACGGCGTTCAGCGGTTCGCACCAGGACGCCATCAAGAAGGGCTTCGAGGCCATGGCTGCCCGCGCCGAAGAGCAGGGCGTGACCGTCGACGAAATCGAATGGGCCGTTCCGTATCTGCCGATCGACCCGAAGGACCTCGGCCGCTCGTACGAAGCCGTGATCCGGGTGAACTCGCAGTCCGGCAAGGGCGGCGTCGCGTACCTGCTGAAGGCCGACCACTCGCTGGATCTGCCGCGCAAGCTGCAGATCGAGTTCTCCGGTGTCGTGCAGGCGAAGACGGATGCCGAGGGCGGCGAGGTCACCAGCGACGCGATCTGGTCGATCTTCAGCGACGAGTACCTTCCCTCCGCGGACATCGCCGACAAGTGGGGCCGGTTCGAGCTGCTCGCGACGCGCACCGCGAGCGAGATGACCGGCGATGTCGAGCTGAACGTTCGTCTGCGCGACGGCGAGGAGGCGAGCGACGAGGTCGGACACGGCAACGGTCCGATCGCGGCGTTCCTCGAGATCATCCGCTCGCGCGGGTTCGACATCTCGCTGTACGACTACGTCGAGCACACCCTCTCCACGGGTGGGGATGCGCAGGCAGCGGCTTACGTCGAGCTGCAGGTCGAGGGCGATCGCCTGTGGGGCGTCGGCATCGACGGCGACATCTCCACGGCATCCCTCAAGGCGATCGTGTCGGCGGTCAACCGCTCGATCCGGGCGCGTGAGGGCGTGCAGGAGCTCGCCGCAGTCTGA
- the era gene encoding GTPase Era — MTDNSRSGFATFVGRPNVGKSTLTNALVGEKIAITSEKPQTTRRAIRGILNRPDGQLVIVDTPGIHKPRTLLGERLNDLVEQVLGDVDVIGFCVPATEKVGPGDRRIAASLDGYPRAKKIAIVTKTDAAGRDEITERLIEVDALREDWAAVIPLSAFTREQLDVLSDEILQLMPEGPALYPEGVTTDESTSDRIAEIIREAALEGVRDELPHSIAVVVEDIAPRENSDLTDVHAQIVVERDSQKAIIIGHKGSRLKDVGARSRAGIQDLLGTRVFLGLHVKVAKEWQRDPKQLGRLGF; from the coding sequence ATGACTGACAACTCTCGAAGCGGGTTCGCGACCTTCGTCGGGCGCCCGAACGTGGGCAAGTCCACGCTCACCAACGCGCTGGTCGGAGAGAAGATCGCCATCACGAGCGAGAAGCCTCAGACGACGCGGCGCGCGATCCGCGGCATCCTCAATCGTCCGGACGGCCAGCTGGTGATCGTCGACACCCCCGGCATCCACAAGCCGCGCACCCTCCTCGGCGAGCGGCTCAACGACCTGGTCGAGCAGGTGCTCGGCGATGTCGATGTGATCGGCTTCTGCGTGCCGGCGACCGAGAAGGTCGGGCCAGGCGATCGGCGCATCGCTGCCTCGCTCGACGGCTATCCGCGTGCGAAGAAGATCGCGATCGTGACGAAGACGGATGCGGCAGGCCGCGACGAGATCACGGAACGTCTCATCGAGGTGGACGCGCTGCGCGAGGACTGGGCGGCCGTCATCCCGCTCTCCGCCTTCACCCGTGAGCAGCTCGACGTGCTGTCGGACGAGATCCTGCAGCTCATGCCGGAAGGCCCGGCGCTCTACCCCGAGGGCGTCACGACCGACGAGTCGACGTCCGACCGCATCGCGGAGATCATCCGCGAGGCGGCACTGGAAGGCGTCCGCGACGAGCTGCCGCACTCGATCGCCGTGGTGGTGGAGGACATCGCGCCGCGCGAGAACAGCGACCTGACGGACGTGCATGCGCAGATCGTCGTCGAGCGCGACAGCCAGAAGGCCATCATCATCGGGCACAAGGGTTCGCGCCTGAAGGATGTGGGTGCACGCTCGCGCGCCGGGATCCAGGACCTGCTGGGCACGAGGGTGTTCCTCGGGCTGCACGTCAAGGTCGCGAAGGAGTGGCAGCGCGACCCGAAGCAGTTGGGACGGCTGGGATTCTGA
- the recO gene encoding DNA repair protein RecO — translation MPTYRDEAVILRTHKLGEADRIVTMLSRRHGKIRAVAKGVRRTSSKFGARLEPFMVADVQLYQGRTLDIVQQAESLGSYGTDIAVHYDRFTSASAMVETADRLSDSEATGDQYLLLVGGLRALSRGEHAPRSILDSYLLRVMALSGWAPSLTDCARCSKPGPHPSFVGQLGGVVCADCAPAGSPRIATSTLGLLRALMAGEWDVIDAAPSPDGAAASGVIAAYAQWHLERGIRSLAHVSSTTGEGAR, via the coding sequence GTGCCCACCTATCGAGACGAAGCGGTGATCCTGCGCACCCACAAACTCGGTGAGGCGGATCGCATCGTCACGATGCTGTCCCGACGGCACGGGAAGATCCGTGCGGTGGCCAAGGGCGTCCGGCGGACCTCGTCGAAGTTCGGCGCACGGCTGGAACCCTTCATGGTCGCCGATGTGCAGCTGTACCAGGGGCGAACGCTCGACATCGTGCAGCAGGCCGAATCCCTCGGCTCCTACGGCACCGACATCGCCGTGCACTACGACCGGTTCACCTCGGCGAGCGCGATGGTCGAGACGGCCGATCGGCTGAGCGACTCCGAGGCGACAGGTGATCAGTACCTGCTGCTGGTCGGCGGCCTGCGCGCGCTGTCGCGCGGAGAGCACGCGCCCCGCAGCATTCTGGACTCGTACCTGCTGCGCGTGATGGCGCTGTCCGGCTGGGCGCCCTCGCTGACGGACTGCGCCCGATGCTCGAAGCCGGGCCCCCATCCGTCGTTCGTCGGCCAGCTCGGCGGCGTGGTCTGCGCGGACTGCGCACCGGCCGGAAGTCCGCGTATCGCCACGTCGACGTTGGGTCTGCTCAGAGCGCTGATGGCGGGCGAGTGGGACGTGATCGACGCGGCGCCCTCGCCGGACGGTGCCGCGGCATCCGGTGTGATCGCGGCGTACGCGCAGTGGCACCTCGAGCGCGGGATCCGCTCGCTCGCCCACGTGAGCAGCACGACAGGAGAAGGAGCACGGTGA
- a CDS encoding HIT domain-containing protein encodes MTEPSIFTRVLNREIPGEFLLDTERVFAIRDINPQAPLHALVIPKTEQYRDVTELAAGDPALLAEIVAAAKSIADEHANGEYRLIFNNGASAAQSVFHVHAHVLGNLEESDLVGF; translated from the coding sequence ATGACGGAACCCTCCATCTTCACGCGCGTCCTCAATCGAGAGATCCCGGGGGAGTTCCTGCTCGACACCGAGCGGGTGTTCGCGATCCGGGACATCAACCCGCAGGCGCCGCTGCACGCGCTCGTGATCCCCAAGACCGAGCAGTACCGTGACGTCACGGAGCTCGCAGCCGGCGACCCGGCGCTGCTCGCCGAGATCGTCGCCGCGGCGAAGTCGATCGCCGATGAGCACGCGAACGGCGAGTACCGACTGATCTTCAACAACGGCGCCAGTGCCGCGCAATCCGTCTTCCACGTGCACGCCCATGTGCTCGGCAACCTCGAAGAGAGTGACCTCGTTGGCTTCTGA
- a CDS encoding trimeric intracellular cation channel family protein produces the protein MTEPLFTIPLWADLLGVGLGGIQGAMFASGFQGQRRLDLLGVTIIGILIGMGGGLIRDLLLGQPPATLQNNWYLVTAAGAAIIGMLLAGLLNRANAIIVGLDAVVIGMFGAFGTSKALGLGVPPVPAVFIGVCAAVGGSILRDVIMGLPVAIMHVGSLYAVAAGVGCTAIVLLHVVGVDIVTAGVIGIVVTAIIRVLAVIFDLSLPEQRRIYRRKVAAETGTIPIVKP, from the coding sequence GTGACCGAACCGCTCTTCACCATTCCGCTCTGGGCCGATCTGCTCGGAGTCGGCCTCGGCGGCATCCAGGGGGCGATGTTCGCCTCCGGCTTCCAGGGTCAACGACGCCTGGATCTGCTGGGCGTCACCATCATCGGAATACTGATCGGGATGGGCGGTGGTCTCATCCGCGACCTGCTGCTGGGGCAGCCCCCGGCGACGCTCCAGAACAACTGGTATCTGGTCACCGCCGCCGGGGCCGCCATCATCGGCATGCTCTTGGCAGGCCTGCTGAACCGGGCGAACGCGATCATCGTGGGTCTCGATGCCGTGGTCATCGGCATGTTCGGTGCTTTTGGCACGAGCAAGGCACTGGGTCTGGGGGTTCCGCCAGTGCCTGCGGTCTTCATCGGGGTGTGCGCCGCCGTGGGCGGCAGCATCCTGCGCGACGTGATCATGGGGCTGCCCGTGGCGATCATGCACGTCGGCTCGCTCTACGCGGTCGCCGCCGGCGTCGGATGCACGGCGATCGTGCTCCTGCACGTCGTCGGCGTCGACATCGTCACCGCAGGGGTGATCGGGATCGTGGTCACGGCGATCATCCGCGTGCTCGCGGTGATCTTCGATCTGTCGCTGCCGGAGCAGCGCCGGATCTACCGCCGCAAGGTCGCAGCGGAGACCGGCACGATCCCGATCGTGAAGCCCTGA
- a CDS encoding PhoH family protein produces the protein MVQLLGPQDRLLRMLEKEHPDVQVLVRGNEITLTGDADRVAAAKSLVEELLTMTRQGHDLAPSDVTSSARMLRQEGGPRPSEVLGEAILSTRGKVIRPKTLGQKEYVDAIEESTIVFGIGPAGTGKTYLAMAKAVQALQRKEVTRIILTRPAVEAGERLGFLPGTLTDKIDPYLRPLYDALNEMMDPEIVPRLMATGTIEVAPLAYMRGRTLNDSFVVLDEAQNTTPEQMKMFLTRLGFGTKMVVTGDITQVDLPQGASGLRLVTRVLKDIEDIHFSRLTSADVVRHSLVGRIVDAYSEYDEQRTAAKVERDQAHEFANRAERRTGLRPGPRDRMPKRGLS, from the coding sequence ATGGTGCAGCTGCTCGGCCCGCAGGATCGACTGCTCCGGATGCTGGAGAAGGAGCATCCAGACGTGCAGGTCCTGGTGCGCGGCAACGAGATCACCTTGACCGGCGACGCGGACCGCGTGGCCGCGGCCAAGTCCCTCGTGGAGGAGCTGCTCACCATGACCAGGCAAGGGCATGACCTCGCCCCGAGCGATGTCACCAGCTCCGCCCGCATGCTCAGGCAGGAGGGCGGTCCTCGGCCCAGCGAAGTGCTCGGCGAGGCGATCCTCTCCACTCGCGGCAAGGTGATCCGCCCCAAGACGCTCGGTCAGAAGGAGTACGTCGACGCGATCGAGGAGAGCACGATCGTCTTCGGCATCGGCCCTGCCGGAACAGGCAAGACCTATCTCGCGATGGCCAAGGCCGTCCAGGCTCTGCAGCGCAAAGAGGTCACGCGCATCATCCTGACCCGCCCGGCCGTCGAAGCGGGGGAGCGGCTCGGATTCCTGCCGGGGACCCTGACGGACAAGATCGATCCATACCTGCGTCCGCTCTACGACGCGCTCAACGAGATGATGGACCCCGAGATCGTCCCCCGGCTGATGGCCACGGGAACGATCGAGGTCGCACCTCTCGCCTACATGCGCGGCCGCACGCTCAACGACTCCTTCGTCGTGCTCGACGAGGCGCAGAACACGACGCCGGAGCAGATGAAGATGTTCCTGACCCGTCTCGGGTTCGGGACGAAGATGGTGGTCACTGGCGACATCACGCAGGTGGACCTCCCGCAGGGCGCCTCCGGCCTGCGCCTGGTGACGCGCGTGCTCAAGGACATCGAGGACATCCACTTCTCGCGGCTCACGAGCGCCGACGTCGTCCGCCATTCGCTGGTGGGCCGCATCGTCGACGCTTACAGCGAGTACGACGAGCAGCGCACCGCCGCGAAGGTCGAGCGCGATCAGGCGCACGAGTTCGCGAACCGCGCCGAGCGACGAACGGGTCTGCGACCCGGACCCAGAGACCGGATGCCGAAGCGAGGATTGTCATGA
- the ybeY gene encoding rRNA maturation RNase YbeY: protein MIEINNESAIQVDETVLQRLTDFNLAQLHVSPDAEVAIVLVDEGAMEALHVQWMDEPGPTDVLSFPMDELRPGTEDRPTAPGLLGDIVLCPQVAETQAQAAGHTLMDELILLTTHGLLHLLGYDHAEPDEEREMFGLQKELIAGFARAERGR, encoded by the coding sequence ATGATCGAGATCAACAACGAGTCGGCGATTCAGGTCGATGAGACCGTGCTGCAGCGCCTCACGGACTTCAACCTCGCCCAACTGCACGTGAGCCCGGACGCCGAGGTCGCCATCGTGCTCGTGGACGAGGGGGCGATGGAGGCTCTGCACGTGCAGTGGATGGACGAACCGGGTCCGACCGACGTGCTGAGCTTCCCGATGGATGAACTGCGCCCCGGAACCGAGGATCGCCCCACCGCCCCCGGTCTCCTGGGCGATATCGTGCTGTGCCCGCAGGTCGCCGAGACCCAGGCGCAGGCGGCAGGTCACACGCTGATGGACGAGCTGATCCTGCTCACCACCCACGGGCTGCTGCACCTGCTCGGATACGACCACGCGGAGCCGGACGAGGAGCGTGAGATGTTCGGGCTTCAGAAGGAGCTGATCGCCGGGTTCGCCCGCGCCGAACGCGGCCGATGA
- a CDS encoding RNA polymerase sigma factor — MAARPEAVGTAGILSARSEQRQAEKRRVFDQLFAEHWLSVKRHVECYLEVDADVHEVVAEVFQLAWEGLRVAHPRGLTWLLRIADGVLRSRTRSGAVRGTVVEAVHRNVVTESVERSTLDRRDVFRAMAQLSQRERRVVVLTYWDDLSVGEVGEVMRSRPGAVRATLRRARDKLRDALEGESSW, encoded by the coding sequence GTGGCAGCGCGACCCGAAGCAGTTGGGACGGCTGGGATTCTGAGCGCCAGGTCGGAGCAGCGTCAGGCGGAGAAGCGACGCGTTTTCGACCAGCTCTTCGCCGAGCACTGGCTGTCTGTGAAACGCCACGTCGAGTGCTACCTCGAGGTTGATGCCGACGTGCACGAGGTCGTGGCCGAGGTGTTCCAGCTCGCCTGGGAGGGACTGCGCGTCGCGCACCCCCGCGGGCTGACCTGGCTGCTGCGTATCGCGGACGGAGTGCTCCGCAGTCGCACCCGTTCCGGCGCCGTCCGAGGCACCGTTGTGGAGGCTGTCCACAGGAATGTCGTGACGGAATCGGTCGAGAGGAGTACTCTCGACCGTCGGGACGTCTTCCGTGCAATGGCGCAGTTGAGTCAGCGCGAGCGCAGGGTCGTCGTTCTGACCTATTGGGACGATCTCTCCGTCGGGGAGGTCGGGGAAGTGATGCGCAGCCGACCGGGGGCGGTGCGCGCCACGCTTCGGCGGGCGCGAGACAAGCTGCGTGATGCACTGGAGGGTGAGTCATCGTGGTGA
- a CDS encoding DsbA family protein: protein MTEPISIDIWSDIACPWCYIGKRNLEKGLEAVSADADAPAVTVTFHSFELSPDTPVDFDGDEIDFLAGHKGMPREQVEQMLANVTGVAQKAGLEYRFDLLQHTNTVKAHELLHHAKAHGLQHEMEERLMSAYFTEGKHVGRIDDLVELAVEVGLDAAETRQALEAATHLPAVRQDQAQAQAYGIQGVPFFVLDGQYGISGAQPPSTFESVLRDLWAKRGQSEPETAAAV from the coding sequence GTGACTGAACCCATCTCCATCGACATCTGGTCCGACATCGCCTGCCCCTGGTGCTACATCGGCAAGCGCAATCTCGAGAAAGGGCTCGAAGCCGTCTCCGCAGACGCCGACGCCCCCGCGGTGACGGTCACCTTCCACTCCTTCGAACTGTCTCCCGATACCCCGGTCGACTTCGACGGCGACGAGATCGACTTCCTCGCCGGTCACAAGGGGATGCCGCGCGAGCAGGTCGAGCAGATGCTCGCGAACGTCACGGGCGTCGCGCAGAAGGCCGGGCTGGAGTACCGCTTCGACCTCCTGCAGCACACCAATACGGTCAAGGCGCACGAACTGCTCCACCACGCCAAGGCTCACGGCCTGCAGCACGAGATGGAGGAGCGGCTCATGTCCGCGTACTTCACCGAGGGCAAGCACGTCGGTCGCATCGACGACCTCGTCGAGCTCGCGGTCGAGGTCGGGCTGGACGCCGCCGAGACCCGCCAGGCACTGGAAGCGGCGACCCACCTCCCCGCTGTGCGTCAGGACCAGGCGCAGGCCCAGGCCTACGGTATCCAGGGCGTGCCGTTCTTCGTGCTCGACGGCCAATACGGCATCTCGGGGGCTCAGCCGCCGAGCACCTTCGAGAGCGTGCTGCGCGACCTCTGGGCCAAGCGCGGCCAGAGCGAGCCCGAGACCGCCGCGGCGGTCTGA
- a CDS encoding hemolysin family protein, whose translation MTETLLLIAAVLLVAFGGLMSAIDAAFGVTSRSDLEELGEQGRNAPSLRLIAEDPDVHVNAVAFIRVLAETTAAVLVTVAFTNIIGSIWWAMLAAAVLMTGITFVLVGASPRSVGRHRAPGLLRACAPIVRGLRIILGPLAQGLVALGNRVAPGAGRSSFTSEDQLLSMVDEAASNDLIEEDDRDLIHSVFDFTDQFVRAVMVPRTEMLAVDAAATTSDAMELFLSRGVSRMPVVDDDADDVVGVLYLKDLVQFAYRDENAWRGVPVRPIARPATFVPESMRAETLLQKMKREAVHVCIVIDEHGGISGLVTLEDLIEELVGEIADEYDHGPAEVVPLGDGRYRVSARLPLEDVGDLFGIELEDDDVDSIGGLLGKALGQIPQPGATAALDGLVLTGGASRGRGRGIATVFVERSAEPDEGDNDD comes from the coding sequence ATGACCGAGACCCTGCTGCTGATCGCCGCCGTTCTCCTGGTGGCGTTCGGCGGCCTCATGTCGGCGATCGACGCGGCGTTCGGCGTCACCTCGCGATCGGATCTCGAGGAACTCGGTGAACAGGGCCGCAACGCGCCTTCGCTGCGTCTGATCGCCGAGGACCCCGACGTCCACGTGAATGCCGTCGCGTTCATCCGAGTCCTGGCGGAGACGACCGCCGCCGTGCTCGTCACCGTCGCGTTCACGAACATCATCGGCAGCATCTGGTGGGCCATGCTCGCCGCTGCCGTCCTCATGACCGGCATCACGTTCGTGCTGGTCGGCGCGAGTCCGCGTTCGGTCGGGAGGCACCGGGCTCCGGGGCTGCTGCGCGCGTGCGCGCCGATCGTCCGCGGGCTGCGGATCATCCTCGGACCGCTCGCCCAGGGGCTCGTCGCGCTCGGCAATCGCGTCGCTCCGGGAGCGGGGCGCAGCTCGTTCACGAGCGAGGACCAGCTGCTGAGCATGGTCGACGAGGCGGCGTCGAACGATCTCATCGAGGAAGACGACCGCGACCTCATCCACTCGGTGTTCGATTTCACAGACCAGTTCGTCCGGGCGGTCATGGTGCCACGGACCGAGATGCTCGCGGTCGACGCGGCGGCCACGACGAGCGACGCGATGGAGCTCTTCCTCAGCCGCGGCGTCTCGCGGATGCCCGTCGTCGACGACGACGCGGACGATGTCGTCGGCGTGCTGTATCTGAAGGACCTCGTCCAGTTCGCCTACCGCGACGAGAACGCATGGCGCGGGGTCCCTGTCCGCCCGATCGCCAGACCGGCGACGTTCGTCCCCGAGTCGATGCGCGCCGAGACGCTGCTGCAGAAGATGAAGCGCGAAGCCGTGCACGTCTGCATCGTCATCGACGAGCACGGCGGCATCTCGGGCCTCGTGACCCTCGAGGATCTCATCGAGGAGCTCGTCGGCGAGATCGCTGACGAGTACGACCACGGGCCGGCCGAGGTCGTTCCGCTCGGCGATGGGCGGTATCGTGTGAGCGCCCGCCTTCCTCTCGAGGACGTCGGCGATCTGTTCGGCATCGAGCTCGAGGACGACGATGTCGACTCGATCGGCGGACTGCTCGGCAAAGCTCTCGGTCAGATCCCGCAGCCGGGAGCGACGGCCGCCCTCGACGGCCTCGTGCTGACCGGCGGCGCGTCGCGAGGGCGCGGACGCGGCATCGCGACCGTGTTCGTGGAACGGTCTGCAGAACCCGATGAAGGAGACAACGATGACTGA
- a CDS encoding isoprenyl transferase, translating to MTPKPYTHKDAVAYRPLDWTGIHPPAFAKVPEHVAIVMDGNGRWANRRGLNRIEGHKAGEEVLLDVVAGAIQAGVKHLSVYAFSTENWARSPEEVRFLMGYNRDVLHRRRDQLNEWGVRVRWAGRKPRLWGSVIKELQYAEELTRGNDVLTLTMCVNYGGRIELVDAMRALAEDVKAGRVKPSAISEKTIRRHLYVPDMPDVDLFLRSSGEQRTSNFLLWQSAYAEMVFLDTLWPDFSRAELWRAIEVYLSRDRRFGGAVDAPTESQ from the coding sequence GTGACCCCGAAGCCCTACACGCACAAGGATGCGGTCGCGTATCGTCCGCTGGACTGGACCGGGATCCACCCGCCCGCCTTCGCCAAGGTGCCCGAGCACGTCGCGATCGTGATGGACGGCAACGGCCGCTGGGCCAATCGCCGTGGCCTCAACCGCATCGAGGGGCACAAGGCGGGCGAGGAGGTGCTGCTGGACGTCGTCGCCGGCGCGATCCAGGCCGGCGTGAAGCACCTGTCGGTGTACGCGTTCTCGACGGAGAACTGGGCGCGTTCGCCCGAAGAGGTCCGCTTCCTGATGGGCTACAACCGGGACGTGCTGCACCGTCGGCGCGACCAGCTCAACGAGTGGGGCGTGCGCGTCCGGTGGGCCGGGCGCAAGCCGCGGCTGTGGGGCTCGGTCATCAAGGAGCTGCAGTACGCCGAGGAGCTCACGCGAGGCAATGACGTGCTGACGCTCACGATGTGCGTGAACTACGGCGGACGGATCGAACTCGTCGACGCCATGCGGGCACTGGCCGAGGACGTGAAGGCCGGACGCGTGAAGCCGAGCGCGATCAGCGAGAAGACGATCCGGCGGCACCTCTACGTGCCCGACATGCCGGACGTCGACCTGTTCCTGCGCAGCTCCGGGGAGCAGCGCACCTCGAACTTCCTGCTCTGGCAGTCGGCCTACGCCGAGATGGTGTTCCTCGACACTCTCTGGCCCGACTTCTCGCGAGCGGAGCTGTGGCGGGCGATCGAGGTCTACCTGTCGCGGGATCGGCGCTTCGGCGGGGCTGTGGACGCGCCGACCGAGTCTCAGTGA
- a CDS encoding glutathione peroxidase codes for MTDQSVRQIPFSDAEGVVKTLDDYAADVLLVVNVASKCGLTPQYEQLEQLQRTYGDRGFSVVGFPCNQFMGQEPGSIEKILEFCSTTYGVSFPINDKVKVNGRSADDLYQRLKQTPDAGGKAGRVEWNFEKFLVRPDGSVQRFRPKQKPDDPEIVSAIEAALTR; via the coding sequence ATGACCGATCAGAGCGTGCGCCAGATCCCCTTCTCGGATGCCGAGGGGGTCGTCAAGACTCTCGATGACTACGCGGCCGATGTGCTCCTCGTCGTCAATGTCGCCTCGAAGTGCGGTCTGACTCCGCAATACGAGCAGCTGGAGCAGCTCCAGCGCACGTACGGCGATCGCGGATTCAGCGTGGTCGGCTTCCCGTGCAACCAGTTCATGGGTCAGGAGCCCGGGTCGATCGAGAAGATCCTCGAGTTCTGCTCCACGACGTACGGCGTCAGCTTCCCGATCAACGACAAGGTGAAGGTCAACGGCCGGAGCGCCGATGACCTGTACCAGCGGCTGAAACAGACGCCGGACGCCGGCGGCAAGGCCGGACGCGTCGAGTGGAATTTCGAGAAGTTCCTCGTCCGCCCGGACGGGTCCGTCCAGAGGTTCCGTCCCAAGCAGAAGCCGGACGACCCCGAGATCGTCTCCGCGATCGAGGCCGCCCTGACCCGCTGA
- a CDS encoding AAA family ATPase — MLSFDDPVPADVDRVLIAGVTGSGKTTLARRLASAWGLRHVEIDALFHGPNWTPRPEFLDDVRAFAAEERWVTEWQYTSKGTDEILAPRADLLIWLDYPWRLVRGRLLRRTVKRRMLRTPLWNGNVEPPMWKLTAWTGENDILRWQSETRHKWDERMPEITNRFPHLRIVRLRHPREADAWLAHVGP; from the coding sequence ATGCTCTCGTTCGACGACCCGGTTCCCGCAGACGTCGATCGGGTGCTGATCGCCGGTGTCACGGGATCGGGGAAGACGACGCTCGCACGGCGTCTCGCATCGGCATGGGGCCTGCGCCACGTCGAGATCGATGCCCTCTTCCACGGCCCGAACTGGACGCCGCGACCGGAGTTCCTCGACGACGTGCGCGCCTTCGCGGCAGAGGAGCGGTGGGTCACCGAGTGGCAGTACACGAGCAAGGGGACCGACGAGATCCTCGCCCCGCGGGCCGACCTGCTGATCTGGCTCGACTACCCGTGGCGGCTCGTGCGCGGACGGCTGCTTCGCCGCACGGTGAAGCGCCGGATGCTGCGCACCCCGCTGTGGAACGGCAACGTCGAGCCGCCCATGTGGAAGCTCACCGCCTGGACCGGCGAGAACGACATCCTGCGCTGGCAATCCGAAACGCGGCACAAGTGGGACGAACGGATGCCGGAGATCACGAACCGCTTCCCGCATCTGAGGATCGTGCGCCTGCGGCATCCTCGCGAGGCGGATGCCTGGCTGGCTCACGTCGGTCCCTGA